From a region of the Marinomonas mediterranea MMB-1 genome:
- a CDS encoding PqqD family protein, producing MDIEKGFYFGLSGVSKVIWDCLESPSSIYDICSRMTTIYDVDHVKCENDVERFIKSLANRKLIREER from the coding sequence ATGGATATCGAAAAAGGCTTTTATTTTGGACTGAGTGGAGTTTCAAAAGTGATATGGGACTGCCTAGAGAGCCCTTCATCTATCTATGATATTTGCTCTCGAATGACAACAATATATGATGTTGACCATGTTAAGTGTGAGAATGATGTCGAACGCTTTATAAAAAGTCTAGCGAATAGAAAACTGATTAGGGAAGAGCGTTAA
- a CDS encoding sulfotransferase domain-containing protein, with translation MNATLLVSYPKSGNTWTRSIIAALLNADRDLDINNILHSTILSSRELIEDALGFDIEDLTNDEIDCLRPAAYRWRFKEIKDNTFHKVHDAYTKNTINEAIFPFIDNMRVVYVVRNPLDVAVSFSYHNSTNLDRAILNLNSDTFCLCDSNQMISNQVRQTLRSWSTHARSWLEQDSFQVLAIRYEDMKHFPVETFTQVATFLNIPHNKKSILNAIQTCSIEKLQQQEEQHGFREKPPKAERFFRKGMVGDWKNHLSEEQTNQIINAHRDMMLKLGYLDDKGRPCVRDSHYLETINNHISCTSKT, from the coding sequence TTGAACGCAACATTATTGGTTTCTTACCCCAAATCTGGAAACACTTGGACAAGGTCAATTATCGCGGCATTGTTAAACGCAGATAGAGATCTCGATATTAATAATATACTCCATAGCACTATTTTGAGCAGTAGAGAACTGATTGAAGACGCTCTTGGTTTTGATATAGAGGATCTAACTAACGATGAAATAGACTGTTTGAGACCAGCTGCATACCGTTGGCGCTTTAAAGAAATCAAAGACAATACATTTCATAAAGTACATGATGCGTATACTAAAAATACTATAAATGAAGCAATTTTCCCCTTTATTGATAATATGAGGGTTGTATATGTCGTTAGAAACCCACTAGATGTAGCGGTCTCTTTTTCCTATCACAATAGTACAAACCTTGATAGAGCAATTCTAAACCTCAACTCAGACACTTTTTGCCTTTGTGACTCAAATCAGATGATTAGCAATCAAGTTCGTCAAACACTACGCTCTTGGTCGACACATGCAAGAAGCTGGTTAGAACAAGATTCCTTTCAGGTTTTAGCCATTAGATACGAAGATATGAAGCACTTCCCTGTCGAAACGTTCACTCAAGTGGCTACTTTTTTAAACATTCCTCATAATAAAAAAAGTATTTTGAACGCAATTCAAACATGCTCGATAGAGAAGCTCCAGCAGCAAGAAGAGCAACATGGATTTAGAGAAAAACCACCAAAAGCGGAACGTTTTTTTCGAAAAGGTATGGTTGGAGATTGGAAGAACCATCTAAGCGAAGAGCAAACCAATCAAATAATAAACGCTCATAGAGATATGATGCTAAAACTAGGGTACCTTGATGACAAAGGTAGACCCTGTGTTAGAGATTCTCATTATTTAGAGACCATCAATAATCATATTAGTTGTACTAGTAAGACCTGA
- a CDS encoding IS5 family transposase — translation MNQLSFADTEFTSKRRKTRKELFLGRMGELIPWQKLEAQIVPFYPKAGNGRRPYPLATMLRIHFMQNWYNMSDPAMEDARYEITSMRLFSGLSLEGAIPDHTTIMNFRHLLEKHKIGRKLFKEVNKWLSDSGIHFKEGTIVDATIIEAASSTKNKSNARDPEMHQTKKGNQWFFGLKAHIGVDAKRGLVHSFTTTPANDRDLNQIHELIHGDESFVSADSGYRGVEKREETKGKKLDWLIAEMPSKIRAWKKRPRINKNPIRTEYLKASIRAKVEHPFRILKCQFGFRKVVYKGLSKNDNKLAVLIRSARG, via the coding sequence ATGAACCAACTCTCCTTCGCAGATACCGAATTCACCAGTAAACGCCGTAAAACCCGCAAAGAGCTTTTTCTGGGTCGAATGGGTGAGTTGATTCCATGGCAAAAACTCGAAGCTCAAATAGTGCCCTTTTACCCGAAAGCAGGTAACGGGCGACGTCCTTACCCGCTTGCGACCATGTTACGCATTCACTTTATGCAAAACTGGTACAACATGAGTGATCCCGCGATGGAAGATGCTCGGTATGAGATAACCTCTATGCGTTTATTTTCAGGATTGTCTTTAGAGGGTGCCATTCCTGATCACACAACCATCATGAACTTCCGCCATTTGCTTGAGAAGCATAAGATTGGTCGTAAGCTCTTTAAAGAAGTGAATAAATGGTTGTCTGATTCAGGAATCCATTTCAAGGAAGGAACCATCGTTGACGCGACGATTATTGAAGCTGCAAGCTCAACCAAAAATAAATCGAATGCGCGTGATCCTGAAATGCATCAAACCAAAAAGGGAAATCAATGGTTCTTTGGATTAAAAGCACATATTGGTGTCGATGCAAAACGAGGCTTAGTGCATAGCTTTACTACTACACCCGCCAATGATCGTGATCTAAACCAAATCCATGAGCTCATACATGGCGACGAGTCATTTGTGTCGGCCGACTCAGGCTACCGTGGTGTAGAAAAACGAGAGGAAACTAAAGGAAAGAAGCTGGATTGGTTGATTGCTGAAATGCCCAGTAAGATACGTGCTTGGAAGAAACGTCCTCGTATAAATAAGAACCCCATCCGAACAGAGTATTTAAAGGCCAGTATCAGAGCCAAAGTCGAGCACCCGTTTAGAATACTAAAATGCCAGTTTGGCTTCCGAAAAGTCGTCTACAAAGGCTTGTCGAAGAATGACAACAAGCTTGCCGTCTTGATACGATCTGCACGGGGTTAG
- a CDS encoding asparagine synthase-related protein, translating into MNTFFYISSTNTKIESSTIDATLAASNYWEPKYKSYHVGGSGEFAIGLASLPLNPFENYNLQYSNDKNIIVSSNALLSNRNEMVQVLNARSNISDGDLINLAYKKWGTQCLDRFKGEFSFVLVDLKSQLVFFATDHFGVRSTLYSEGKYGVMVSNEPAAFLSSGWIEPSVDEEHLINNICINYHHPTSSLYKEIEKLPPSHFAVAKFGEPITVKPYWNFSDSLVNGNDQDILDRYRKSLKSAVISRLKTDQQIGAELSEGLDSTGIVGIAATAFTNKVIYTFSHLCQRPNDANREEWQKAHNPILNFLKLHTNLNPVWTEKSVFAGKEELDRFVKCLGGTYAIPESFLLRKKLMKEKGIRILLSGFGGDHCASSQGFNFLSDLFQKRDFSAINKHLRSSNRPLVKNYLLLIFQHQFPTLFYQYSSYRGSTIPSHLRKEAKYRLIKKSLYNKYDIRKKLTLQLSFHHQKTLKGLHERKLRRNDLEQRLFYTELSARFYGMEARFPLLDLDLVHQAYNMPNHLIVNGQVNRYHFRKAIEGYVTNDILWHKKSDIVRPPLISKDELCDRAYKVLRDEALLNNYCDSERILKERKLTFETAKQICFIAPYFRFFRKNNLL; encoded by the coding sequence ATGAATACTTTTTTTTATATCTCATCAACCAATACAAAAATAGAATCAAGCACAATTGATGCTACGTTAGCAGCCTCTAACTATTGGGAGCCTAAATATAAAAGTTATCATGTAGGTGGCTCTGGAGAATTTGCCATTGGCCTTGCCTCTCTCCCACTCAACCCTTTCGAAAATTATAACCTCCAATATTCAAATGATAAAAATATTATAGTTTCTTCGAATGCTTTACTAAGTAACCGAAATGAGATGGTGCAAGTATTAAATGCTCGTTCCAATATCAGCGATGGCGATTTAATAAATTTAGCTTATAAAAAATGGGGAACACAGTGCCTAGATAGATTCAAAGGCGAGTTCTCATTTGTACTAGTTGATTTAAAAAGTCAACTCGTCTTTTTCGCGACGGACCACTTTGGAGTACGCTCTACCTTGTACAGCGAAGGGAAATACGGCGTTATGGTGTCAAATGAACCCGCCGCATTTTTATCGTCAGGCTGGATAGAGCCCTCAGTAGATGAAGAGCACCTAATTAACAATATCTGTATAAATTACCACCACCCTACTTCTTCCTTATACAAAGAAATAGAAAAGCTTCCTCCTTCTCACTTCGCAGTAGCAAAATTTGGTGAACCTATTACTGTAAAACCATACTGGAATTTCTCTGATTCTTTAGTAAATGGTAACGATCAGGATATTCTAGATCGATATAGAAAGTCACTCAAATCCGCTGTTATATCGCGATTGAAAACAGATCAACAAATCGGAGCAGAGTTAAGTGAAGGGCTTGACTCAACTGGAATAGTAGGAATAGCGGCCACAGCCTTTACAAACAAAGTAATCTATACATTTAGTCATCTATGTCAGCGTCCCAATGATGCCAATCGCGAAGAGTGGCAAAAGGCCCACAATCCAATACTCAACTTTCTAAAACTCCACACCAACCTTAATCCAGTTTGGACAGAAAAAAGCGTCTTTGCAGGTAAAGAAGAACTTGATCGCTTCGTTAAGTGCTTAGGGGGCACATATGCGATCCCAGAATCCTTTCTACTTCGAAAGAAACTGATGAAAGAGAAAGGCATACGAATTTTACTTAGTGGCTTTGGCGGTGATCACTGCGCATCATCTCAGGGATTTAATTTTCTGTCCGACTTATTTCAAAAAAGGGATTTTAGTGCAATTAATAAGCATTTACGCAGCTCCAATCGACCTTTAGTAAAAAACTATCTACTCTTAATATTTCAACACCAATTTCCTACTCTTTTCTATCAGTATTCAAGTTACAGAGGATCTACAATACCGAGTCACTTACGAAAAGAAGCAAAATATCGCCTTATTAAAAAAAGTCTTTATAATAAATATGACATACGAAAAAAGTTAACACTCCAACTTTCATTTCATCACCAAAAAACACTAAAAGGCTTGCACGAGCGTAAGTTACGAAGAAATGACTTGGAACAAAGACTATTTTATACTGAACTTAGTGCTCGTTTTTACGGAATGGAAGCACGCTTTCCACTTCTTGATTTGGATTTAGTTCATCAAGCTTACAATATGCCAAATCACCTGATTGTTAACGGGCAGGTCAATAGATATCATTTTAGAAAAGCGATCGAGGGGTACGTCACTAATGATATTTTATGGCATAAAAAGTCGGATATTGTTAGGCCTCCTTTGATTTCGAAAGATGAGCTGTGCGATAGAGCATACAAGGTATTGAGAGATGAAGCACTTTTGAATAACTATTGCGACAGCGAACGAATTTTGAAAGAAAGAAAGCTAACCTTTGAGACAGCAAAGCAGATCTGTTTTATTGCTCCATATTTTCGTTTTTTTCGAAAAAATAACTTACTTTAA
- a CDS encoding lasso peptide biosynthesis B2 protein: MVSINQLKSKINTFLKLSLLEKVWLFFLYPLSGLARALILTLKYKRLSTYFGFYLKNTQLSIPTTEAQKIRALRIGKTVELCSRYTFWESKCLVQAVMAITLLKYYRIPYVMHLGATLTNDKDEPMKAHAWVLVGDRVITGRAGHKAFSITATYTSECIHDD; the protein is encoded by the coding sequence ATGGTCTCGATTAACCAACTAAAAAGTAAGATAAACACCTTCTTAAAGCTATCGCTTTTAGAGAAAGTTTGGCTGTTTTTTTTGTATCCTCTTAGCGGCCTAGCAAGAGCACTCATTTTAACTCTGAAATATAAGCGACTTTCTACCTACTTCGGCTTTTACCTAAAAAATACACAGTTGAGTATTCCAACGACAGAAGCTCAAAAAATACGGGCGTTGAGAATAGGAAAGACCGTTGAGCTTTGCTCTCGTTATACATTTTGGGAATCAAAGTGCTTAGTCCAGGCTGTTATGGCCATCACTCTTTTAAAGTACTATAGAATTCCCTATGTTATGCATTTGGGCGCAACACTTACTAACGATAAAGACGAACCAATGAAAGCACACGCTTGGGTACTTGTTGGTGACAGGGTAATAACGGGGAGAGCGGGGCACAAAGCATTTAGCATCACCGCTACTTATACATCGGAATGTATTCATGATGACTAA
- a CDS encoding HPr serine kinase: MHEYFAFGLCIESDIKLSKLLPNTYTQNIDLKIRKDITATYGIDKPNEEREFIKISNSELWLSIQGVGYFLVRNGTEILYYPDSESNVDNLKIFLLGSCIGAALYQRRQFIIHGNAIEVDGKAVIFAGQSGIGKSTLAAIYHQNGFKVLTDDLALIRSDLHVIPSYPNIKLWEDSATNLSYDTSGLSRVRDNVNKYECPISNNFRSSPAELKAIFILGSHNEMNIISSPLSGIEKFIPLKNNTYRKNYLKAMNLNQHHMNMCTAIASNVPIIALTRPKAGFKLKELFEFSLNEIRQL; the protein is encoded by the coding sequence GTGCACGAATATTTTGCATTTGGATTATGTATTGAAAGTGATATAAAATTAAGCAAGCTATTACCCAATACATACACTCAGAATATTGATCTAAAAATACGAAAGGATATTACCGCGACTTATGGAATAGATAAACCAAATGAAGAGCGCGAATTTATTAAGATATCGAACAGCGAGTTATGGCTTAGCATTCAAGGAGTAGGTTACTTTCTAGTTCGCAATGGTACTGAAATTCTCTATTATCCAGATAGCGAGAGTAATGTAGACAACCTAAAGATTTTTTTGCTTGGTTCATGCATTGGCGCAGCACTTTATCAGCGTCGTCAGTTTATCATTCACGGGAATGCTATTGAAGTAGACGGAAAAGCGGTTATATTTGCGGGGCAATCTGGAATAGGGAAATCCACACTCGCCGCAATATATCATCAGAATGGGTTTAAAGTTTTAACCGACGACTTAGCTTTAATAAGGTCTGATCTTCATGTTATACCTAGCTATCCGAATATAAAATTATGGGAGGATAGCGCAACAAACTTGAGCTATGATACGTCTGGTCTTTCGCGAGTTCGAGACAACGTTAACAAATATGAATGTCCTATTTCAAATAACTTTAGATCGTCGCCAGCTGAGTTAAAAGCGATATTTATTCTTGGTTCGCACAACGAAATGAACATTATTTCCTCGCCTCTGTCTGGTATCGAGAAGTTCATTCCATTAAAAAACAATACTTATCGAAAGAACTACCTAAAAGCGATGAATCTCAATCAACATCATATGAACATGTGCACTGCAATCGCATCAAATGTTCCGATAATTGCACTGACTAGACCAAAAGCGGGATTTAAGCTCAAAGAGCTTTTCGAGTTCAGCCTAAATGAAATAAGGCAACTCTAG
- a CDS encoding GNAT family N-acetyltransferase: MNFNISKSDLSPLGLALRVMEATDVPFSLEVYKSTRLEEMAQAGWSKRDINQFLDQQAHAQHAHYTKYYHDASYYILSSSDGEDIGRLYVYDNGVDIRIMDIALLSKYRGQGIGGRLISYLLERAKKESKKVSIHVEQNNPAKNLYIRLGFLFKEQVNGVYQLFEKD; this comes from the coding sequence ATGAACTTTAATATTTCTAAATCAGATCTGTCGCCTCTTGGTCTTGCTTTGCGGGTTATGGAGGCTACAGATGTCCCATTTTCTCTCGAGGTGTACAAATCGACACGACTTGAAGAAATGGCTCAGGCGGGATGGTCAAAACGTGACATTAATCAGTTTTTAGACCAACAAGCGCATGCGCAACATGCCCACTATACGAAGTATTATCATGATGCAAGCTATTATATATTGAGTAGTTCTGACGGAGAAGATATCGGTAGACTTTATGTATATGATAATGGTGTTGATATTCGAATTATGGATATCGCTTTATTGTCTAAATATCGTGGGCAGGGCATAGGTGGGCGACTCATATCCTATTTATTGGAACGCGCAAAAAAAGAAAGTAAAAAAGTTTCAATTCATGTAGAGCAAAATAATCCAGCTAAAAATCTTTATATCCGACTTGGGTTTTTGTTTAAAGAGCAGGTCAATGGAGTTTATCAGCTTTTTGAAAAAGACTGA
- a CDS encoding phage tail protein: MAEAFIGEIRALGFSFAPRGWYACLGNLIAINQDTTLYSIIGDYYGGDGRVSFALPNLTGRAPLHVGGFSSTGPGLNTHILGRREGASAMHLLEKELPKHTHDVYAYQPPGDSDSPTSDRILANQISAKEFINDASVTPDTRMDIRTLQSSGSSQPHENRQPYLAVNFCICSEGTYPSRN, from the coding sequence ATGGCAGAAGCATTTATTGGTGAAATACGAGCATTGGGGTTTAGCTTTGCTCCGCGCGGATGGTACGCCTGCTTAGGCAACCTTATCGCTATCAACCAAGACACAACCTTATATTCGATAATAGGGGACTACTACGGTGGAGACGGACGAGTTTCATTTGCCTTACCTAACCTCACAGGAAGAGCGCCTCTTCATGTTGGCGGCTTTAGTAGTACTGGCCCAGGACTTAATACCCACATATTAGGACGAAGAGAAGGGGCGTCAGCAATGCATCTTCTCGAAAAAGAACTTCCGAAGCACACTCATGATGTCTATGCATATCAACCTCCCGGCGACTCCGACTCCCCTACGTCCGATAGAATTTTAGCCAATCAGATTTCAGCGAAAGAGTTCATAAACGACGCGTCTGTCACGCCAGATACGAGGATGGATATCCGCACATTACAATCGAGCGGTAGCTCACAGCCACATGAAAACAGACAACCATACCTAGCGGTAAACTTTTGTATTTGCTCAGAAGGAACTTACCCCTCCCGAAACTAG
- a CDS encoding phage tail protein → MSDPFIGEIKMFGFDWPPVNWSKCEGQEMLISQNAALFSLIHTTYGGNGQTTYNLPDLRGRTPIGAGDYVEPSTGVATDYSMGSKGGQEFVTLTPLNMPSHTHDFYASNDPSTNPALINGMMGKATDHTGTDFDLYSNANNLVTMSDTSCSYEGGGQAHPNTQPSAVTVFCIALDGIYPSRN, encoded by the coding sequence ATGTCAGATCCATTTATAGGAGAAATCAAAATGTTTGGTTTTGACTGGCCTCCAGTCAACTGGTCAAAATGCGAAGGGCAAGAAATGCTTATTTCGCAAAATGCCGCTCTCTTTTCACTGATCCACACAACTTATGGCGGTAATGGTCAGACGACTTATAACTTACCCGATCTCAGGGGCCGCACTCCAATTGGCGCCGGAGACTATGTGGAACCGTCAACAGGAGTAGCAACTGATTATTCGATGGGAAGTAAAGGCGGTCAAGAGTTTGTTACATTAACCCCTTTAAATATGCCATCACATACACATGATTTCTACGCATCCAATGACCCTTCGACAAACCCAGCTCTCATCAATGGAATGATGGGGAAAGCAACTGACCATACGGGTACGGACTTCGATCTATACAGTAACGCCAATAATTTAGTCACTATGTCAGATACATCTTGCTCCTACGAAGGCGGTGGGCAAGCACATCCAAATACGCAACCCAGTGCCGTTACAGTGTTTTGTATTGCACTAGATGGTATTTATCCTTCAAGAAACTAA
- a CDS encoding MAPEG family protein yields MLITPIYASLLALLFVFLSFRVIKLRRQQKVGIGDGEDALLRRAMRVHSNCAEYVPIGLILLGLLEFQGVASLLLHIIGLMLLCGRVIHAFGVSQLNENLKFRVSGMLLTFSSITLSAVILLGYTLKNGLS; encoded by the coding sequence ATGTTAATAACACCAATTTATGCAAGTTTGTTGGCACTACTGTTTGTTTTTCTCTCGTTCAGGGTGATTAAGCTAAGACGTCAACAGAAAGTGGGTATCGGCGATGGCGAAGACGCACTGCTTAGACGCGCAATGCGTGTTCATAGCAATTGTGCGGAATACGTTCCAATTGGCCTTATTTTGTTGGGGTTATTGGAGTTTCAAGGCGTTGCTTCGTTGCTGCTTCACATTATTGGGCTTATGCTTTTATGTGGCAGGGTGATTCATGCGTTTGGAGTGAGCCAGTTAAACGAAAATCTAAAGTTTCGTGTTTCAGGAATGCTTCTGACGTTTTCAAGCATAACCTTGTCGGCCGTTATTCTACTTGGCTATACGTTAAAAAACGGACTATCTTAA
- a CDS encoding phage tail protein: MAQGFIGEIRMFAGTFAPRDWAFCNGAVLGVNENPSLFSLIGSTHGGDGRSTFGLPEMRGRVPVGSGHGPSLTPRINGQRYGVESVELNISEMPSHNHPMQASTNPPTSPSPANSVTASPDSSGTPFGFYHEFGDPYTAFDSRVVDTAGNGEAHPNMMPYQSINFIIALKGIYPSRN; the protein is encoded by the coding sequence ATGGCACAAGGTTTTATAGGTGAAATCAGAATGTTTGCCGGCACATTTGCTCCTCGCGATTGGGCTTTTTGTAACGGAGCCGTTTTAGGCGTCAACGAAAATCCAAGTCTTTTTAGTCTTATTGGCTCTACTCATGGTGGCGATGGTAGATCAACTTTTGGTCTGCCCGAAATGAGAGGTCGGGTTCCAGTTGGCAGCGGTCATGGCCCCAGCTTGACACCTAGAATAAATGGGCAACGTTACGGAGTAGAGAGTGTGGAACTAAACATTAGTGAAATGCCTTCACACAACCATCCTATGCAAGCGTCTACCAACCCGCCAACTTCTCCATCCCCTGCAAATAGCGTGACAGCATCGCCAGATAGCAGCGGAACCCCTTTCGGGTTCTATCATGAATTTGGCGACCCCTATACAGCGTTTGATAGTCGCGTCGTTGACACGGCAGGTAATGGCGAAGCACATCCAAACATGATGCCTTATCAAAGCATTAACTTCATTATTGCCTTAAAAGGCATTTACCCAAGCAGAAATTAA
- a CDS encoding arsinothricin resistance N-acetyltransferase ArsN1 family B, translated as MIRNATPQDAAKIAAIYNHYIVKTSITFEEEPVSIIDIVERVQKVQGKDLPWLVAEVDGEIAGYAYAAHWHNRSAYRFSVEASVYLSPCYSGKGLGTALYQALFDALKKTDVHTVIGCLALPNEASVALHNKFDMKKIGHFEQVGFKFGQWWDVGYWQLTLDD; from the coding sequence ATGATACGAAACGCAACACCGCAAGATGCAGCTAAGATCGCTGCTATTTATAATCACTATATTGTAAAAACATCGATTACGTTTGAAGAAGAGCCTGTTAGCATTATTGATATTGTCGAGCGTGTTCAGAAAGTTCAGGGTAAGGATTTACCTTGGCTGGTTGCTGAGGTCGATGGGGAGATCGCTGGCTATGCTTATGCTGCACATTGGCACAACCGCAGTGCCTATCGATTTTCAGTTGAAGCGTCTGTTTACTTGTCACCGTGTTATTCAGGAAAAGGGTTAGGGACAGCCTTATATCAAGCTTTGTTTGATGCTTTGAAGAAAACGGATGTGCACACTGTTATCGGGTGCTTAGCATTGCCGAATGAGGCGAGCGTTGCTTTACACAACAAGTTTGATATGAAGAAGATTGGTCATTTTGAACAGGTAGGGTTTAAATTCGGCCAATGGTGGGACGTTGGTTATTGGCAATTGACTTTGGATGACTGA
- a CDS encoding GNAT family N-acetyltransferase: MASLFASFLKRGVSVVTRKPHFFAMSQPELESFRFRLRPFHISDARRVVSLVNTPLIADMTANIPYPYSLPMAEDWISSHHRAWITSEYGVFAIEQKSDGQIIGACSLMDFGKPEAEIGYWIGTDYWGRGVATEAVREVLRFAREELGVVRFRARHLIENPASGRVLSKLGFRYTADSYEQIGIMAEPKWMKLYLLDK, from the coding sequence ATGGCCAGCTTGTTTGCGTCGTTCTTAAAGCGCGGTGTCAGTGTTGTTACGCGTAAGCCACATTTTTTTGCAATGTCTCAGCCTGAACTTGAAAGCTTTCGTTTCAGGTTGAGGCCTTTTCATATTTCGGATGCCCGTCGTGTCGTGTCCCTTGTCAATACTCCTCTAATTGCCGATATGACGGCGAATATACCCTATCCTTATTCATTGCCGATGGCTGAGGATTGGATCAGTTCGCATCATCGAGCGTGGATTACGAGCGAATATGGCGTATTTGCAATAGAGCAAAAATCCGATGGCCAAATAATAGGAGCGTGCTCTTTAATGGATTTTGGTAAACCAGAAGCTGAAATAGGGTACTGGATTGGTACAGACTATTGGGGACGAGGCGTTGCGACGGAAGCGGTTCGCGAAGTGCTTAGGTTTGCGCGCGAAGAGCTTGGAGTGGTGCGTTTTCGCGCTCGCCATTTAATTGAAAACCCTGCATCTGGGCGCGTTCTGTCGAAGTTAGGTTTTAGGTATACAGCTGACTCATACGAGCAAATTGGGATAATGGCGGAACCGAAGTGGATGAAATTGTATCTGCTAGATAAATGA
- a CDS encoding DUF6916 family protein — protein MQGLPTHEQFKSQINQTFTVKLDDEKPPEEMTLSEVTELKEIGGGFSAYSMVFTTPVKDYYLNQGQWTLENSELNEVSLFIVPGGPSADIFNYNVSISFKTEN, from the coding sequence ATGCAAGGACTTCCCACACACGAACAGTTTAAATCTCAGATCAACCAAACTTTCACAGTTAAGTTAGATGATGAAAAGCCCCCCGAAGAAATGACCCTTTCGGAAGTGACTGAACTAAAAGAAATAGGTGGAGGGTTCTCCGCTTATAGCATGGTTTTTACTACCCCTGTAAAAGACTATTACCTTAACCAAGGTCAATGGACTCTTGAGAACAGTGAACTAAACGAGGTAAGCCTGTTTATCGTTCCGGGAGGGCCGAGTGCAGACATTTTTAACTATAACGTATCAATATCATTCAAAACTGAGAATTAA